One window of Corynebacterium accolens genomic DNA carries:
- a CDS encoding bifunctional proline dehydrogenase/L-glutamate gamma-semialdehyde dehydrogenase has protein sequence MTSPAYTRTPLSDDVEAVLPAAIKRAQGWLDSTADEKDKATEQLAELLRDDNGVRFTMDFVDRVMRPEDDKVAAKALKDISSQYDPSFLGSINGALVGAGGFFGPILPNLVMPVARIYMRKMVGHLVLDAESDALNDTLEKAAASGEQLNLNLLGEAVLGEEEAKSRARRTLELIKNPRVTYVSVKASSMVAQLNNWDIGSSVERLKDRLRPLYQEAARRNPQVFINMDMEEYHDLHLTLRLFKSLMSEPEFKNLESGIVLQAYLPDTFDALQDIAEFAKQRVAEGGAKVKVRIVKGANLSMETAESEVHDWPLATYTNKLDVDANYYRLLDYILQEEFADCIRIGVASHNLYTAAMAYELGVKRGVLHMLDSEMLQGMSPAQQAAVRKVYEGRQILYTPVVHADDFDVAVSYLVRRLEENSAPQNFLYALFAPGEEPLASQEETFRKAVAKRWDTFAGSRRTQNRLEDSGRQAPDSGRFRNEPDTDPAITPNRTWAKRALANDPGEHGVQEVTDPSAVESYVARAKELGTEWGKRPAAERAAALDAVADQLAAKRGDFISVAAYEANKTVTQTDPEVSEAIDFCTYYGQSARFLEEAHSEFHPHTVTVVTPPWNFPIAIPTGGIAASLAAGSAVIVKPAPQVVHCGKMVVEAFRTALEAEGLDPDLVQLVLTDEGDAGKALLSHDDVDNIILTGASDTGALFRSWKPKMNLMAETSGKNALVITPAADPDLAIQDLYNSAFGHSGQKCSAASLVIFVGAAGKSKRLREQLLDSVKTLKPGPGYDITTTMNGLAEKPSEKLLRGLTQLEPGEKWLLKPEKLNEEGTLWSPGIRDNVQPGSWYHKNECFGPILGIMYADTLEEAIAWQNSTGYGLTGGIHSLDDKEIEYWIDNVEVGNAYVNRGITGAIVQRQSFGGWKKSVMGPGAKAGGPNYVAQMGTWTDGELKPRDVDIAPASVKILERLRDELSDELSKDDLEWLWRSAELDRIAWLEEFGRTHDRTALVSEANRFRYRPLLTKLRIRVGEDYKLRDVARQVLASGITGTETEISAAPEVAAQLQELGFDVKSISDGSFAAAVANDESSRVRALGTVPDSVYEAAVRSNSVVLDQPVLADGRRELMPYLLEQAVSVTMHRFGIIRNVGNLRD, from the coding sequence ATGACTTCTCCCGCATACACCCGCACGCCACTATCTGATGATGTTGAGGCCGTACTGCCCGCCGCCATTAAGCGCGCGCAAGGCTGGCTCGATTCCACCGCAGATGAAAAGGACAAGGCCACCGAGCAGCTCGCGGAGCTGCTGCGTGATGACAATGGTGTGCGGTTCACCATGGACTTCGTGGACCGCGTCATGCGCCCGGAGGATGACAAGGTCGCGGCCAAGGCGCTGAAGGACATTTCCTCCCAGTACGATCCTTCCTTCCTGGGCAGCATCAATGGCGCGCTCGTTGGCGCCGGCGGCTTCTTCGGCCCCATCCTGCCTAACCTGGTCATGCCGGTAGCCCGCATATACATGCGCAAGATGGTCGGCCACCTGGTGCTGGATGCGGAATCGGATGCGCTCAATGACACCCTGGAAAAGGCCGCAGCCTCTGGCGAGCAGTTGAACCTTAACCTCCTGGGTGAAGCCGTGCTCGGTGAAGAGGAAGCAAAGTCCCGCGCGCGCCGCACCCTGGAGCTCATTAAAAACCCGCGCGTGACCTACGTATCCGTCAAAGCGTCCTCAATGGTGGCGCAGCTGAATAACTGGGACATCGGCAGTTCCGTAGAGCGCTTGAAGGACCGCCTGCGCCCGCTCTACCAGGAGGCCGCACGCCGCAACCCGCAGGTCTTTATCAACATGGACATGGAGGAATACCACGACCTCCACCTGACGCTGCGCCTGTTCAAGAGCCTGATGAGCGAGCCGGAGTTCAAGAACCTGGAATCCGGCATCGTGCTGCAGGCCTACCTGCCCGATACCTTCGATGCCCTCCAGGACATCGCGGAATTTGCCAAGCAGCGCGTGGCAGAAGGCGGCGCCAAGGTCAAGGTGCGCATTGTAAAGGGCGCCAACCTGTCCATGGAGACCGCCGAAAGCGAAGTCCACGACTGGCCGCTGGCTACCTACACCAACAAGCTGGACGTTGACGCTAACTACTACCGCCTGCTGGATTACATCCTGCAGGAGGAATTCGCGGACTGCATCCGCATCGGTGTGGCCAGCCACAACCTGTACACCGCCGCTATGGCCTACGAGCTGGGCGTCAAGCGCGGGGTGCTGCACATGCTGGATTCTGAGATGCTGCAGGGCATGTCCCCGGCGCAGCAGGCAGCCGTGCGCAAGGTCTACGAGGGCCGCCAGATCCTCTACACCCCAGTAGTGCACGCGGATGACTTTGACGTCGCCGTGTCCTACCTGGTGCGCCGCTTGGAGGAGAACTCCGCGCCGCAGAACTTCCTCTACGCCCTCTTCGCCCCGGGCGAGGAACCGCTGGCAAGCCAGGAAGAGACCTTCCGCAAGGCCGTGGCCAAGCGCTGGGATACCTTCGCTGGATCGCGCCGCACCCAGAACCGCCTCGAGGATTCCGGGCGCCAGGCACCGGATTCCGGCCGCTTCAGGAACGAGCCCGATACGGACCCGGCAATTACCCCGAACCGCACCTGGGCCAAGCGCGCGCTTGCAAATGACCCTGGTGAGCACGGCGTCCAAGAGGTCACCGACCCCTCCGCCGTGGAAAGCTACGTCGCTCGCGCCAAGGAACTGGGCACCGAATGGGGCAAGCGCCCCGCCGCAGAGCGCGCCGCGGCCCTGGACGCCGTCGCGGATCAGCTGGCCGCCAAGCGCGGAGACTTCATCTCCGTGGCAGCCTACGAGGCCAATAAGACGGTCACCCAGACTGACCCTGAGGTCTCGGAAGCCATTGACTTCTGCACCTACTACGGCCAGTCCGCTCGCTTCTTGGAAGAGGCGCACTCCGAGTTCCACCCGCACACCGTCACCGTGGTGACCCCGCCGTGGAACTTCCCCATCGCCATTCCTACTGGCGGCATTGCGGCCTCCTTGGCGGCGGGCTCGGCGGTCATCGTCAAGCCTGCTCCCCAGGTAGTCCACTGCGGCAAGATGGTGGTTGAAGCCTTCCGCACCGCACTCGAAGCCGAAGGCCTGGACCCGGATCTGGTGCAGCTGGTGCTGACTGATGAAGGCGATGCCGGCAAGGCCCTGCTCTCCCACGATGACGTGGACAACATCATCTTGACCGGTGCCTCCGATACCGGCGCGCTCTTCCGCTCCTGGAAGCCCAAGATGAACCTCATGGCAGAGACCTCCGGTAAGAACGCGCTGGTCATCACCCCAGCCGCCGACCCGGACCTGGCCATCCAGGACCTGTACAACTCCGCCTTTGGCCACTCCGGCCAGAAGTGTTCGGCCGCTTCGCTGGTGATTTTCGTTGGCGCTGCGGGCAAGTCCAAGCGCCTGCGCGAGCAGCTGCTGGATTCCGTCAAGACCCTGAAGCCTGGCCCGGGCTATGACATCACCACCACGATGAACGGCCTGGCTGAAAAGCCGAGCGAGAAGCTGCTGCGCGGCCTGACCCAGCTGGAGCCGGGCGAGAAGTGGCTGCTGAAGCCGGAGAAGCTCAACGAAGAGGGCACCCTGTGGTCCCCAGGCATTCGCGATAATGTCCAGCCGGGTTCTTGGTACCACAAGAATGAGTGCTTCGGCCCCATCCTCGGCATCATGTACGCCGATACCTTGGAAGAGGCCATCGCTTGGCAAAACAGCACCGGCTATGGCCTGACCGGCGGCATCCACTCCCTGGATGACAAGGAAATCGAGTACTGGATCGACAACGTTGAGGTGGGCAACGCCTACGTCAACCGCGGCATTACCGGCGCGATTGTCCAGCGCCAGTCCTTCGGCGGCTGGAAGAAGTCCGTCATGGGACCGGGTGCGAAGGCCGGCGGCCCGAACTACGTGGCCCAGATGGGTACCTGGACCGATGGCGAGCTCAAGCCGCGCGACGTAGACATCGCCCCGGCCAGCGTGAAGATCCTGGAGCGCCTGCGCGATGAGCTTTCTGATGAGCTCAGCAAGGACGATCTGGAATGGCTCTGGCGCTCCGCCGAGCTGGACCGGATTGCGTGGCTCGAGGAATTCGGCCGCACCCACGACCGCACCGCGCTGGTTTCTGAGGCCAACCGCTTCCGCTACCGCCCGCTGCTGACCAAGCTGCGCATCCGCGTGGGCGAGGACTACAAGCTGCGCGATGTCGCCCGCCAGGTGCTGGCCTCCGGCATTACCGGCACCGAGACGGAAATCTCCGCCGCCCCAGAGGTTGCCGCCCAGCTGCAGGAGCTCGGCTTCGACGTGAAGTCCATTTCTGATGGTTCCTTCGCCGCCGCCGTGGCCAATGACGAGTCCTCCCGCGTGCGTGCCCTGGGCACCGTGCCGGATTCCGTCTACGAGGCAGCGGTGCGCTCCAACTCCGTGGTGCTGGATCAGCCCGTGCTTGCCGATGGCCGCCGTGAGCTCATGCCTTACCTCCTCGAGCAGGCAGTCTCCGTGACCATGCACCGCTTCGGCATCATCCGCAACGTGGGCAACCTGCGCGACTAA